A genomic region of Campylobacter corcagiensis contains the following coding sequences:
- a CDS encoding phage BR0599 family protein: MSELFEFILENEVTYYSSKDSDFTLNNNIYKAASIYTKELSKDSLNDDAVIIASKDIYPINLFKFFNPSVNVYVRILDEKGLQQFVGRIKDVEFSLNDSTASLRLATLGGLMKSKIPTRTYSRNCSFECFDKNCSLNKDDFKITILGSECEIAKDFMSIKSSLIEKKPVGYFTGGYAEFNRQRSYITKSSKDTIFLMFPLGNLDKSSVINCYAGCDKLLSTCKNKFNNGVSFGGFAFVPSKNPITDGY; the protein is encoded by the coding sequence AAATGAAGTTACTTATTATTCATCCAAAGATAGTGATTTTACTCTAAATAATAATATTTACAAAGCAGCTAGTATCTATACAAAAGAGTTGTCAAAAGATAGTTTAAATGATGATGCGGTAATTATAGCTAGTAAGGATATTTATCCTATAAATTTATTTAAATTTTTTAATCCTAGTGTAAATGTTTATGTAAGAATCTTAGATGAAAAAGGCTTACAGCAATTTGTAGGACGCATAAAAGATGTGGAGTTTAGTTTAAATGACAGCACTGCATCTTTACGCCTTGCAACTCTTGGTGGGCTTATGAAAAGCAAAATTCCAACTAGAACATATAGTAGGAACTGCTCTTTTGAGTGCTTTGATAAAAACTGCTCTTTAAATAAAGATGATTTTAAAATCACTATTTTAGGAAGCGAGTGTGAGATAGCAAAAGATTTTATGAGTATAAAATCAAGCCTTATAGAAAAAAAGCCAGTTGGTTATTTTACAGGTGGATATGCTGAGTTTAACCGTCAAAGAAGCTATATAACAAAATCTAGCAAGGATACAATTTTTCTGATGTTTCCACTAGGGAATTTGGATAAATCAAGTGTGATAAATTGCTACGCTGGGTGTGATAAGCTTTTATCAACTTGTAAAAATAAGTTTAATAATGGTGTAAGTTTTGGTGGGTTTGCTTTTGTTCCAAGTAAAAACCCAATAACAGATGGATATTAA